In the genome of Nocardioides palaemonis, the window CTCGCCGGGGTCGGCCACACGGTCCGCTGGAGCGGCGTCCAGACCGCGGGCTCGCAGGTCGTCATGGGCACCGGGGCCACGCTGCAGCCCTCCCTCGGTGACGGCGACATCGCGATCGACGCCGCCGGGTCCTGGACGGAGGACGGCGCGCCCGTCCTCGCCTGGACCGGCGAGGCGACCCGCTTCGAGCTGATCGGTCGATCGTCCGCGACGTCGCTCTCCTTCACCGGCACCGACCGCGACGAGCACGTCCACAGCTCGTTCGGCAAGGGCGTGCTGGACGGGCCGCAGCGCTTCGACCTCGGCGCCGGGGACGACACGCTGCTCTCGGAGGACGGTGTCGGCGGCAAGGGCAGCTCCTACATCGGGGGACTGGGCGACGACTCCATCGAGCTCTTCGGCGGCAAGCGGCTCGACGTCGAGATGAACGCCGGCAGGATGTACTACCGGCAGCACGGCACGAAGGTCGGCGCCTCCTTCGACTACTTCGAGGACGTGCGGGTCGGCGCCAGGCACCTCTACGTCGGCGGCACCGCGCACGCCGACCACGTCAGCTTCTACGCGTGCACCGCGACCGTCAGGGGCCGCCGTGGCAACGACGTGCTGGCCTTCTCGCGGAGGAGCGACGACGGCCACAAGATCGGCTGCGACGCGCGGAAGTCGAAGATCCGGATCTTCGGCGAGGACGGCAAGGACACGATCACCGGCTCGCGCGGGCGCGACCTCCTCGTCGGCGGCCGCGGCCGCGACACCGTCCGGGGCAAGGCCAACCGCGACCGCTGCTCGGGCGAGAAGCTCTCGAGCTGCGAGGTGAGGGTCCCGATGATCGTGCGGCCCCGGAAGGCCTGAGCCGGGTCAGCGACCCCAGTTGCGGCGGCGTACGGCCCGCTTCGGCTTGCCGCCCGCGTAGGACAGCGAGGAGTCGACGAGGAAGCCGCGCTCGAGGGCCTCGCGGCCGATCAGCATCCGGAAGCCCATCTCGTCGCGGTTGCTGAGGGTCATCACGGTGGTGATGGTGCGCCCGGCGAGGGTGACGTCGAGGGCGACGGCGTAGCGCTTCTCGACCTGGCCGTTGCTCGAGCGCACCTCGCGCATGTCGAGGACGGGCAGGCTGAGCTCGACGTGGTCGTCGTCGGACTTCTGCCACGGGTGGATGGAGAACCGCACCCACTCGGCGCGGTCGTGCTCGTAGGCCTCGAGGTCGAAGGCGTGGATCGACGACGAGCGCGCGCCGGTGTCGATCTTGGCCTTCATGAAGTCGACGCCGGCCTGCGGAAGGCCCACCCACTCGCGCCAGCCGACGACGACCTTCGACGCGGGTGCGTCGTTCGGGTCTTCGAAGGGCGTGGACACCTGTCCATCCTCTCAGGAGGGTGGGGTCGGGCCGGGGGTCGAGGTGGTTGTATGGCCCACCATGAAGCTCGCCATCCTCTCCCGGGCGCCCCGCTCCTACAGCACGCAGCGCCTGCGCACCGCGGCGATCGACCGGGGTCACGACGTCAAGGTGCTCAACACGCTGCGCTTCGGCATCGACCTCTCGGGGGACGAGCCCGACCTGCTCTTCCGCGGCAAGCAGCTGTCGACGTACGACGCGGTGCTCCCGCGGATCGGCAACTCGATCACCTACTTCGGCACCGCCGTCGTGCGGCAGTTCGAGCAGATGGACGTCTACACGCCCAACACCAGCTATGGCATCGCCAACAGCCGCGACAAGCTGCGCGCCACGCAGATCCTCTCGCGTCACAAGATCCCGATGCCGGCGACGACGTTCGTGCGCGACCGCGCCGACGTGATCCCGGCGATCGAGCGGGTCGGCGGTGCGCCCGTCGTGATCAAGCTGCTCGAGGGCACCCAGGGCATCGGCGTCATCCTCGCCCCGACCATCAAGGTGGCCGAGGCGATCATCGAGACGCTGCAGAGCACCCGGCAGAACGTGCTGATCCAGCGCTTCGTCAAGGAGAGCAAGGGCCGCGACATCCGCGCCCTCGTCGTCGGCGACCGCGTGGTCGCGGCGATGCGCCGCGTCGCGCAGGGCGACGAGTTCCGCTCCAACGTCCACCGCGGCGGCAGCGTCGAGCCGGTCGAGCTCGACGAGGAGTTCGAGCGCGTCGCGGTGCGCTCCGCGCAGATCATGGGTCTGCGCGTCGCCGGTGTCGACATGCTGGAGGGCCGCAAGGGCCCGCAGGTGATGGAGGTCAACTCCTCGCCCGGCCTGGAGGGCATCGAGGCCGCCACCAAGCTCGACGTCGCCGGCGCGATCGTCGACTACATGGCCAACCAGGTCGCCTTCCCCGACATCGACGTCCGCCAGCGCCTCACCGTCTCGACCGGCTACGGCGTCGCCGAGATCGTCGTCCACACCGGCTCCGACATGGTCGGCAAGAAGCTCGGCGACTCCGGCCTCGACGAGCGCGACATCACCGTCCTCACGCTCCACCGCGGCCCGCAGGTCATCCCCAACCCGCGCAACAAGACCGTCCTCGAGGGCGAGGACCGCCTGCTCTGCTTCGGCAAGCTCGAGGAGATGCGCTCGATGATCCCCGACCGCAAGCAGAAGCGGGTGCGGAGGCTGATGAAGAAGCACCTGCCGCCGGAAAGCAGCTGAGGAACTTAGGGGTTGGCTGTCGAGACCGTGGGTGCCCTGGTTCGTGGGGCCGGCGAGACGCGTGGGCATTGCGAGTTTTGCCAATGCCCTGACGTGCAATCCTGCGATGTGTTCGCCTATGCGGCGTGAATTACGACTCGACCATGCGCAAGTGCATCTCGCGCCATCCCAACAACAGTCACCACAGCTCGCTCGGAAAGGCGAGGCCCCACGCGGGCATGGAACGCCAACTCGCCGCAGCAGGAACACTCGTTGCCGCAGCACTCCTTGCAGGTTGCTCGGTGGCCGACGCCTCCGAATCGTTCCCCGCCGATCAAGCCGAGTTCGTTGACGCCGTCAATACGGCAAAGGACGCTGCGGATGGGGCCAATGAGATGAAGGTCGTCCAACTCCGCGAGACCCGTAACGACGCCATCTGCGGAATGTTGCCCAAGAGCCTTGCGGTCGAGGACTGGTACGGCGTCGTGAGTGACCTCGACACGACCATGGGTGGTGATTCAGGCACCCTAGAGGTTGAGCTTGATGACCGCATCGCACTTGGCACCTGGAACAACGGCTTCTCGGATGCGCTCGACGGTGCATCGTCGCTCATTAGTCGCGATTCCCCTGTCTACGAGCAGGTCGCAGACCTGAGCGAGGGAGATCTGGTTCAGTTCAGCGGGAAGTTCATGAGAGATAAGAAGGACTGTGTCGGTGAGAAGTCGATGACCGACGTAGGTGGAGTCAGGTCGCCTACGTTCGTGTTCGCCTTCACCGATGTCGTTCCGGCAAAGGCGGCTGGGGAGTAGTTCCCCGGCGGACGCGATGCAGGCTCCGCCGCCGCCGATCAACGCGGCGCGGGGCCTACATGGCGTCACGTAGCCCGCCCGGGCTACCAGGCAGGAAGATCGCATTGGGCTCGAGGGCCCTCCCTATCTGCCCAACACAGGTGACATTCCTCGAATTCGAGGACGAGTACCCCGTGTCAATGTGATCCTGACGTCCTCAGCGTGCGGGGTGGGACCGCACCTCACAATCAGCATCACGGGGGACGCACTCATGCCGACGAACACGCCTGCACCGGGATGGTTCCCGGACCAGAAGGACAGCGGACAGCTGCGGTGGTGGGACGGCCAGCGATGGACGGACCACACTGCGCCGATGCCCGGTGCGCAGCAGGCGGCAGGTCCCAGCGCCGCGCCGCTCGTCAATCAGCCAGGCGTGCCCGCCGCCACCGTGAAGAAGCCGTGGTACTTCCGCTGGTGGGCGATCGCCGCAGCCGTGGTCGTCGGTCTCGCTGTCATCGGCAGCTTGGCGCCCGACGAGGAGTCGGGCAGTGCCGCTGCGGAGAAGCCCGCGGCATCGTCCTCGCCGTCCTCCGAGACCGGGGCCGAAGCCGGGACGGATGTCGAGCCCGCGACGGAGACGGAGCCGGTCGACACCGACGGTGACGGAGTGCCGGACGACGAGGACGTCGCCCCCGAGGACAAGCGGGTCCAGACCGAGGACGACATCGACTCCGACAAGGACGGCGTGCCGGACTACAAGGACGCATTCCCCAAGAACGCGCGGTTCAGCAAGGACACGGACGGCGACGGTGTCGCGGACCAGGTCGACGACTTCCCGAAGGACGAGCGCTACAGCAAGGACTCGGACGGCGACAAGGTCGCTGACTCGGTGGACGACTTCCCGGCTGACCCCAGTCGTTCGAAGATCACCCCGGCCATGTCGAATGCGATCGACACTGCGTCCAACTATCTCGACTACACGGCCTTCTCGCGCACTGGCCTGATTGATCAGCTCGAGTTCGAGGGCTACGCCACCGGCGACGCGACCTTCGCCGTCGACTACCTGAAGGTCAACTGGAACGAGCAGGCGGTGCAGTCGGCGAAGAACTACCTCGACTACACGAGCTTCTCTCTGCAGGGTCTGATCGACCAGCTGGTGTTCGAGGGCTTCACCTACGAGCAGGCGTCCTACGGCGCGAACAAGGCGTACTGACACCCACGCCAACCGGCTCAGCCGTGCAGGGTCCCCTGCACGGCTCCGGCCTGGTACGTCGCGTTGTGCACGTTGACGTAGTAGCGCCGCGGGTGTGCCGCGATCCGCGCGCTGCCCGAGCCGTCGGGGTCGCCGCTCGCCGTGAGGCGCGGGGGCGGGCTTGGGAAGATCTCTCTCGCTGGTCGAGGAGGGACGAAACGCCGCCCTGAGGAGGCCGCCAGCGGCCGTCTCGAAGGGTCCCGTCACGAGACCTCCCAGCCCGAGCTCGATCACAGGGCGACTGTCGGACCCCACGGCTAGGATTGAGGTGTTAATCGAGCGTGAGCTCGGGCCCTTCAGTTAGCCACCAAACAGGCTGTACACACCCACAGACATAGGCCATCCAGTATCGTCGACGCGCCCTCGGGGCGCGGTGAGGGTGTGGTCCGATGAGTGCGGTTCCGGCAGATCCCGAGTTCACGGGACGGAGCGCGTGGCAGGTGCCCGGTGCGGGCGCCTCGCCGCTGGACGCGCTGCTCGGACGCCTCGACGCCGTGCTCACCGACCTGGGTGACCTGTCGGCAGGTGGCCTCGTGGATGTGGACGTGGTGCGGCTGCTCGACGCGGCCACGATGGCGGCGAGCCGGGTCGCGGGGGTGGAGTGCGGCGCGGTGGCGGAGGCCGACCGGCGCAGCCTCGGCGACGCGGTCGGCGCGCGGCACACCCACCACTGGTGGGCGCAGCGCAGTCGCCTGACCCGCTCGGAGGCGGGCCGGCTGACGCGGCTCGGTGTCGCGCTCGACGAGCCTCGGCACGCGGACGTCGCCCGTCAGCTCGCGGACGGGACGCTGCGGCTGGAGCAGGCCCGGGCCATCGTCGAGGCAGTCGAGGCCATGCCATCCGAGGTCGGCGCCGACGTACGCGACCAGGCGGAGGCAGCCCTGCTCGGCTTCGCGCGTCAGCACGACGCCCGGGGGCTGAAGCAGATCGGCAAGCGGATCCTCGACGCAGTGGCCCCGGAGGTCGGGGAGGCGGCCGAGGCGAAGAACTTGGAGGACGAGGAGCGTCGCGCCGCCGAACAGGTCGGGTTCTCGATGAGCGACGACGGCGAGGGTCGGAGCCACGGCTCGTTCACGGTGCCCTCAAGCGTGGGGTCGACGCTGCGGCGAATCCTGCAGGCCTTGGCCAATCCGGCGCGCCACACCGAAGCCGACCTGCGCGACGAGACCGGCGGGGGGAAGTCGACGCGTCGGCGGATGGGCGAGGCGTTCGTCGAGTTCATCGAGCGGTACCCGCTCGGAGCGATGCCGCAGACCGCGGGCGTCAACGCCACGGTCGTGGTGACGATGACGCTGCAGGACCTGCTCGGCGAGCGGGGCGTCGCGCTGCTGGACGACGGCACGCGGATGTCGGCGGCTCAGGCACGGCGGTTGGCGTGCGAGGCCGGGATCATCCCCGTCGTCCTCGGCGGCGACGGCCAGGTCCTCGACCTCGGCCGCTCACGCCGGCTGTTCTCGAAAGCGCAGCGGATCGCGCTCGGGCTGCGCGACGGCGGCTGCACGGCTCGTGGATGCGAGACGACGGCGGCGGGCTGTCACGCCCACCACGACGACCCGTGGGCTCGCGGCGGTGCCACGGATGTCGCCAACGGGCGCCTGCTGTGCCCGCACCACCACCGGCTGGCCCACGATCCGCGCTACGCGAGGACCATCCACGCCAACAACGCGGTCACCTTCGTGATGCGGACGTGAGGAGACCTTGCCCGCCTGTGACCACAAGCTCGGTCGCTGCTGGATCGCAGGATGTGGGTTCGTCGGCAGCGGCGAACCGCCCAGAATGACGCGAGTGAGACCCGCGGCACCGGCAGCCGGTGTCGATCGTCGCCGCAAGTCACGACGCCCGTGCGCACACGGATGACAGGTTCGTGGCCCATCGCACCGGCGTCTCGAACGTGGCAGGTCTCCAAAACCTAGGGCAGCATGTAGCGGCAACGTGATAAGGACCGGTGCGGCTCGGGCGTCCGCCCACGCGCAGCTACGACAATTACGAAAGCAAGTCTCGGCGTGTCAAGGCG includes:
- a CDS encoding ATP-dependent zinc protease family protein, producing the protein MSTPFEDPNDAPASKVVVGWREWVGLPQAGVDFMKAKIDTGARSSSIHAFDLEAYEHDRAEWVRFSIHPWQKSDDDHVELSLPVLDMREVRSSNGQVEKRYAVALDVTLAGRTITTVMTLSNRDEMGFRMLIGREALERGFLVDSSLSYAGGKPKRAVRRRNWGR
- a CDS encoding RimK family alpha-L-glutamate ligase, with translation MKLAILSRAPRSYSTQRLRTAAIDRGHDVKVLNTLRFGIDLSGDEPDLLFRGKQLSTYDAVLPRIGNSITYFGTAVVRQFEQMDVYTPNTSYGIANSRDKLRATQILSRHKIPMPATTFVRDRADVIPAIERVGGAPVVIKLLEGTQGIGVILAPTIKVAEAIIETLQSTRQNVLIQRFVKESKGRDIRALVVGDRVVAAMRRVAQGDEFRSNVHRGGSVEPVELDEEFERVAVRSAQIMGLRVAGVDMLEGRKGPQVMEVNSSPGLEGIEAATKLDVAGAIVDYMANQVAFPDIDVRQRLTVSTGYGVAEIVVHTGSDMVGKKLGDSGLDERDITVLTLHRGPQVIPNPRNKTVLEGEDRLLCFGKLEEMRSMIPDRKQKRVRRLMKKHLPPESS
- a CDS encoding Ltp family lipoprotein; the encoded protein is MPTNTPAPGWFPDQKDSGQLRWWDGQRWTDHTAPMPGAQQAAGPSAAPLVNQPGVPAATVKKPWYFRWWAIAAAVVVGLAVIGSLAPDEESGSAAAEKPAASSSPSSETGAEAGTDVEPATETEPVDTDGDGVPDDEDVAPEDKRVQTEDDIDSDKDGVPDYKDAFPKNARFSKDTDGDGVADQVDDFPKDERYSKDSDGDKVADSVDDFPADPSRSKITPAMSNAIDTASNYLDYTAFSRTGLIDQLEFEGYATGDATFAVDYLKVNWNEQAVQSAKNYLDYTSFSLQGLIDQLVFEGFTYEQASYGANKAY
- a CDS encoding HNH endonuclease signature motif containing protein; translated protein: MSAVPADPEFTGRSAWQVPGAGASPLDALLGRLDAVLTDLGDLSAGGLVDVDVVRLLDAATMAASRVAGVECGAVAEADRRSLGDAVGARHTHHWWAQRSRLTRSEAGRLTRLGVALDEPRHADVARQLADGTLRLEQARAIVEAVEAMPSEVGADVRDQAEAALLGFARQHDARGLKQIGKRILDAVAPEVGEAAEAKNLEDEERRAAEQVGFSMSDDGEGRSHGSFTVPSSVGSTLRRILQALANPARHTEADLRDETGGGKSTRRRMGEAFVEFIERYPLGAMPQTAGVNATVVVTMTLQDLLGERGVALLDDGTRMSAAQARRLACEAGIIPVVLGGDGQVLDLGRSRRLFSKAQRIALGLRDGGCTARGCETTAAGCHAHHDDPWARGGATDVANGRLLCPHHHRLAHDPRYARTIHANNAVTFVMRT